The window TGCCAGTGTTGAAAAGCAGCCTCCCTTGGGTGAAAGGCTTCCGTGAAGATGTATCGCCCGAGCAGAATCACAAAGCATTGCTGCTCCAGGATGAAGAAGAGAAGTGGCTGACCCACGagaagggagccagcagtggccTTCGTAGAAAGCCGGCTGCTGAGGCCTACCGGAGCATTGTGGGTATAAAAGAGGGCACTTCCCTTCTCCCCAACAGCGTCAGGAAGGCCGAGTTGCCAGTGGCGACTTGCTTGGAGAGCGGCGGGACCCCCGTCAACAACCTGAAGAGGAAGTTTGCAGGCAACGGCTTTGACTTTGTGAGCTCTGATGTTCTGATGCCCGGGAAAGTCACGTACCAAGCCAGGTATTGTGGGCCATGCATCTTCCATCTCTAAAGAATATCCTTCTCTATGGCATGctgatgttttaatttgttttaatttgaTCTCTCTTAATATGTACATACATAGTGGTCGctgagccctgatctggataacccaggctagccaagactagctaaacagggtcagccctagttagtattgggacaagagacctccaaggaagtccagggtcgctatgagAGCTAggtaatggcaaaacacctctgactGTCTCTTGTGGTGTAGCTAGTAGTTAAGAacagtggactgtaatctggaggacatgggtttgagtccccaatcctcctccccatgcagccagctgggtgaccttgggccagttacagttctctcaaagctgtctcagctccacctacctcacagggtgtctattgcagGGAgacgaagggaaggagattggaagcccctctgagacacctttgggtaatgaagagcagggtataaaaaccaactcctcctcctccttctcctcttcctcctcttctccattttttcttctcctccttctcccaggCTATTCACAGTTCTTTTGCAGAGGCTCCATACACTTCCTGACTAACCCATTTCCATGAGCCTCACAGATTATTTTTGCCCTCCTTAATTTTAACAATTTTCTTCCTCCCTGTCTCGTTTTCTGCTCTTCCACCAGCAGCAGTTTGAGATCCACTCCCACGCAGCTCTCTAAAACCCTGGACCACTGGCACGTGGCGCTCCACACTTGCCCACCGGAAGACCAACAGAAGAACATCAGCTCTGACATTTTATCCCCTCTGATATCCGCTTCAGACCATTTCCTTTTTAAGCCCAGCAAAGAACAAGAAATAAAAGACCCAGAGGTGACCACAGTGCTTATTGGGGATTTGTCAAAAACCTTGGAGGAGTACCAAgaggtggagaagaaactttcagaCTTGGCGAAAGAGGACACCCCAGCACAGAAACAGCTACGGGAGCAGCTGGTGAAAATCCGGCAGGAGCTTTTTCATATCCACCGGGCTCTGGAGAAGGCTTCCAAGCCCAGTGAAGGTCCTTTAGACCTGTCTGTAAAAAAGTCCTCCAAAAGTCTGGAGAGAAGCCACCAGGACAAGAAGGATCCCAAGGCTATCCTCGATAACGAGAAGCTCCCCAGCAGAGACCCCAGCTCTGTCAGCAGATGTTCAGCAGCCGGGGAAGAGGACGAGGCTTCGAACTACCTTCTTGAGCCCCAGAACAAGACTATCGACCTTCTGATCAAAATGAGCCACACGGAGCATCTCCGGACCTCCTCGTCCGAGGCCCATCTGGGAGCAGTGATAAAAGCGGAGGTGCTTCCCCTCAACGTCCCGCTAGAACTTAGGCATGTGATGGAGCCCTACTACAGCCGCACCACCAAATGCGAGGCAGATTCCAGCGTCCTGCTGTGCACAGATGGGAGGTCCAACGCCAGCCAAGTCCCTCCACTTCCTATGCCCGAAGAAGCCCCACTCGGATGCAGGGCCATCCCACGATCCCTATCGTGTGGCCTGCCCAACGAGACTGATGGGGTGTGTATCCACAGTCCCTTGAACACAGAACCATGATCCTCTTGTTGATACGTGTCCCCAGAGCACTTTTGACTTCTCTGAAAATCCCTTCTCACACTTTTCCTCCCAAGATTTTTCAGATCCGACCCCTTTCCAGTTACGATAACCTTCTTGAATTTTGCAATGTAGGACCCGGATAGTTGACAAGACATTCTTCTTCCAGATGTTTTGAACGGCGCTACACACCTTGAAGATTCCACACCTGGGAGAGCATCTCTTATTGTGTTTCTTGCTCTCTGGATCTTGATCATAGGCTAGCTAAGCTTTAAAAGAGAGAGGGAGTTTCTGCTCCAGCCTTCTCCCCTTACTGAGCTCAGCGAGGTATATTTTCTGACACAATATTCTCTTTGGAacactggttttttttaaagaagctccTTAATCCCAGCCCTGCAATCCCTGCCTCAGCAAGAACCATCTCtccaaacaaaataaaatgggACCAGTTCAGACAATCAGTGGATTTGCTGTAGTTCacatgggctttttaaaaaataggaaatAGATAACAGCGTAGGAGGGTGCCCATCCATCCTGCTGAGAAGCAATTTTCCTAGATGAGTTAGACAAGAATCATCGGAGAAAGCACTCCTGCTGCTGAAAATTCTCTGCCGGATCCTTTTAGGACTCATCTTGCATTCTGGGCCGCACACTCTGTTGGTTTGTTTCTTTTAACCTTATGATTGGGTTCAAGGAGTTATTATATAAATATCAGCAAACTTTTGGAAAACTGGTTTGGCAcctgccttagaatcatagaattggaaggaacctccagggccatctagtccaaccccctacacaatgcaggaaactcacaaataccaccccctaaattcacaggatcttcattgctgtcagatggccatctagcctctgtttaaaaacctccaaggaaggagagcccaccacctcccgaggaagcctgttccactgaggaaccactctaacagtcaggaagttcttcctgatgttgagccggaaactcttttgatttaatttcaacccattggttctggtcctaccgtcTGGAGCCGCAGAAAACATTCCACAccctcttctatatgacagcccttcaagtacttgaagatggtgatcatatcacctctcagccacctcctccccaggctaaacat is drawn from Heteronotia binoei isolate CCM8104 ecotype False Entrance Well chromosome 20, APGP_CSIRO_Hbin_v1, whole genome shotgun sequence and contains these coding sequences:
- the PRR35 gene encoding LOW QUALITY PROTEIN: proline-rich protein 35 (The sequence of the model RefSeq protein was modified relative to this genomic sequence to represent the inferred CDS: deleted 1 base in 1 codon) gives rise to the protein MSKDEAGCKLASVYKHKERKPKKPHYIPRPWGKPYNYKCFQCPFTCMEKSHLYNHMKYSLCKNSLSLLIESDWPIRKGTSSIRSSASLAMATNAANPKQDTDQDGGGHKPACVEDSASDRMSEETNQFQEEEEEEEMTGLLQETEAGEKEKAREASCDRESSEPEVNTLLFSFKNKRDKPSSKDPAPDFIITDVFSLKNHVMKGKEPTAPLELEAKPKHYRVPKKCPASGGILMEQWKLVANGQRRSTSEVPAQCAEGNIIPCYPPPAYGEYPEPQSLNLSLLGINYPLNPNLFSYLSPSVANSTAPHSHLAQLPFLASTAQLMHPHSAHFQPLQAPERSAFLPRFYYPLLFEHSFGSAENKMAAVKPEAQQQAGVAVPAPPQAKTPTEPTKAGLLKVPVLKSSLPWVKGFREDVSPEQNHKALLLQDEEEKWLTHEKGASSGLRRKPAAEAYRSIVGIKEGTSLLPNSVRKAELPVATCLESGGTPVNNLKRKFAGNGFDFVSSDVLMPGKVTYQASSSLRSTPTQLSKTLDHWHVALHTCPPEDQQKNISSDILSPLISASDHFLFKPSKEQEIKDPEVTTVLIGDLSKTLEEYQEVEKKLSDLAKEDTPAQKQLREQLVKIRQELFHIHRALEKASKPSEGPLDLSVKKSSKSLERSHQDKKDPKAILDNEKLPSRDPSSVSRCSAAGEEDEASNYLLEPQNKTIDLLIKMSHTEHLRTSSSEAHLGAVIKAEVLPLNVPLELRHVMEPYYSRTTKCEADSSVLLCTDGRSNASQVPPLPMPEEAPLGCRAIPRSLSCGLPNETDGVCIHSPLNTEP